Proteins encoded within one genomic window of Halalkalicoccus subterraneus:
- the fmdA gene encoding formamidase translates to MPEVKFEVDVDSPPDEQPGANPFNRWHPDIPAAVEADVGETLRLEALDWTGGQIEDNDDPNEIRDVDLTQVHYLAGPVHVNGAEPGDLLKVDFHNMGPLNDRAEFGFTGTFSQQNGGGFLTDHFPDAAKSIWDIDGYTVSSRHVPDVRYEGKIHPGLAGCLPSKELLEEWNEREQELIDKHEEDPDSIPNHPTGEAEPGVANPPTEEGAQMGEMDPEEAEAAAQEGARTVPPRENGGNHDIKDLSIGSTIYFPVYVEGGMFAVGDFHASQGDGEITFCGAIEMPGYVDVEFDIVKDGMDKYSVDHPIFEPGHRGPNFEDYITFSGYSVTEDGEQRYLDSHTAYRRACLEGIEYLKQFGYTGQQALHILGTVPVEGRQSGVVDVPNACSTLALPKGVFEFDVSPGNLDNSADRGDLVVTDNPLE, encoded by the coding sequence ATGCCAGAAGTGAAATTCGAAGTTGATGTCGACAGTCCACCGGACGAACAGCCGGGCGCAAACCCGTTCAACCGCTGGCACCCCGACATTCCGGCAGCAGTTGAGGCAGACGTAGGCGAGACGCTGCGGCTGGAAGCGCTCGACTGGACCGGTGGACAGATCGAAGACAACGATGACCCGAACGAAATCCGCGATGTGGACCTCACGCAAGTCCACTACCTTGCAGGTCCTGTCCATGTGAATGGTGCCGAGCCTGGCGACCTACTGAAGGTCGACTTCCACAACATGGGCCCGCTCAACGATCGAGCGGAGTTCGGATTCACTGGGACGTTCTCCCAGCAAAATGGTGGTGGGTTCCTCACCGACCACTTTCCGGATGCGGCAAAATCAATCTGGGATATCGACGGCTATACCGTCTCATCCCGGCACGTACCAGATGTCCGGTATGAAGGGAAAATTCATCCTGGACTCGCAGGCTGTCTCCCAAGCAAGGAACTCTTGGAGGAGTGGAATGAGCGCGAACAGGAGCTCATCGACAAGCACGAAGAGGACCCCGATTCCATCCCGAACCACCCAACCGGTGAAGCAGAGCCAGGCGTTGCAAACCCACCGACAGAAGAGGGTGCTCAGATGGGGGAGATGGATCCGGAAGAAGCCGAAGCGGCCGCACAAGAGGGAGCTCGGACTGTCCCACCGCGCGAGAACGGTGGCAACCACGACATCAAAGACCTCTCGATTGGCTCGACGATTTACTTTCCAGTGTATGTCGAAGGCGGAATGTTCGCTGTTGGAGACTTCCACGCCTCGCAGGGTGACGGTGAAATCACGTTCTGTGGTGCCATCGAAATGCCCGGATACGTCGACGTTGAGTTCGACATCGTCAAGGATGGAATGGACAAATATAGCGTCGATCATCCCATCTTCGAGCCCGGCCACCGTGGCCCTAACTTCGAGGACTACATCACGTTCAGTGGCTACTCTGTGACTGAAGACGGCGAACAGCGGTACCTCGACTCTCACACCGCCTACCGCCGGGCGTGTCTAGAGGGAATTGAGTACCTGAAACAATTCGGTTACACGGGTCAGCAGGCACTACATATTCTCGGAACTGTTCCCGTCGAGGGGCGCCAGAGTGGCGTCGTCGACGTGCCAAACGCATGTTCGACGCTCGCACTTCCGAAGGGTGTCTTCGAATTCGATGTCTCCCCGGGCAATCTCGACAATAGTGCTGATCGTGGTGACCTCGTCGTGACAGACAACCCGCTCGAGTAA
- the thsB gene encoding thermosome subunit beta — MQELSTSIGEAQGSKTSRSTILGPPQAVAAALRTTLGPNGMDKMVVEQNGTVIVTNTGSSILDRVDVEAPTARMVTEATEVQAQTVSDGTTTTVLLVGELLNAAESLLENGLHPTSIVEGYAKATAHTRERLQEYSTPVSEHNSDRLRSIAAMTVTGRWDETATALFADLAVSGLQSADFNSSQLTLHAHPGGSLDDSEVVDGIAVDMDTSSTSIDVFETPELQAFSNPRIALVDAEISPGDTDVSGKVTIEDVEDLDEVREYERNNRSAVIQSIHELDVDVLFCQKSIDDAVQTTLSHSGVLTVERTRQDELDAISRAIGAETVTSAVDLDSGSLGKAGSVCQETIGGAESLLVMDCPEEKHASLVLRGGTPHVSDEINRVVADCVDAVRLALRVGSVLPGGGATAMALSRDVLRYADSIGDREQYAVKAFANALECIPRTLAENAGRDLVNTLVTLRNQHHDGATSVGVDESGELRDMRKSGVFEPITVLDACLGNALETSALVLRIDDVLESGSESGGEHAGHDHNHGQGGEPHTESDMNGYPWALSH, encoded by the coding sequence ATGCAGGAACTGTCTACATCAATCGGCGAAGCACAGGGCAGCAAGACAAGTCGCTCGACCATCCTTGGACCACCACAAGCTGTTGCAGCAGCACTCCGTACGACACTCGGTCCGAATGGCATGGATAAGATGGTCGTCGAGCAAAATGGGACCGTCATCGTCACTAACACCGGTTCGAGCATTCTTGACCGAGTGGATGTCGAAGCCCCGACTGCGCGAATGGTGACGGAGGCCACGGAGGTACAGGCTCAGACAGTCAGTGATGGGACGACAACGACTGTCTTGCTCGTTGGGGAACTACTCAATGCTGCGGAGTCGCTACTCGAAAACGGACTCCATCCGACCTCAATTGTGGAAGGGTACGCAAAGGCGACAGCACATACCCGAGAACGTCTACAAGAATATTCGACGCCGGTATCGGAACATAACAGTGATCGCCTCCGTTCCATCGCAGCGATGACAGTTACCGGTCGATGGGATGAGACCGCAACGGCGTTGTTCGCTGATCTCGCTGTTTCTGGACTGCAATCAGCCGATTTCAATAGCTCCCAGCTGACTCTTCACGCCCATCCTGGTGGGAGTCTCGATGACTCCGAAGTCGTCGACGGCATCGCTGTAGATATGGACACCTCGTCGACTTCCATCGACGTATTCGAAACTCCCGAGCTACAGGCGTTCTCGAACCCACGGATCGCTCTCGTCGATGCAGAAATCTCCCCGGGAGACACGGATGTGTCGGGAAAAGTGACTATCGAGGACGTTGAAGATCTCGATGAGGTCCGCGAATACGAGCGGAACAACCGATCGGCAGTAATTCAATCAATCCATGAACTCGACGTCGACGTACTCTTCTGTCAGAAATCGATTGACGATGCGGTTCAGACAACACTCTCGCACTCAGGAGTGCTCACAGTCGAGCGCACTCGCCAGGACGAGCTCGATGCGATATCGCGAGCAATCGGTGCAGAGACCGTCACATCTGCCGTTGACCTTGATAGCGGTTCTCTCGGTAAGGCGGGAAGCGTTTGTCAGGAGACAATTGGCGGGGCCGAGTCCCTGCTCGTCATGGACTGTCCAGAAGAAAAACACGCGTCACTGGTCCTACGTGGTGGGACACCACACGTCTCCGATGAGATCAACCGCGTCGTAGCTGACTGTGTAGACGCCGTCCGGCTTGCACTCCGTGTAGGGAGCGTACTTCCTGGGGGCGGCGCAACCGCGATGGCACTTTCGCGAGACGTACTGAGGTATGCAGACAGCATCGGCGACCGCGAGCAATACGCGGTCAAAGCATTCGCGAACGCTCTCGAGTGTATCCCCCGGACACTTGCCGAGAACGCGGGACGAGACTTAGTCAACACCCTCGTCACGCTTCGGAATCAGCATCACGATGGCGCTACGTCCGTCGGCGTTGACGAATCTGGAGAACTTCGCGACATGCGCAAATCGGGTGTGTTCGAACCGATAACAGTACTCGATGCATGTCTCGGGAACGCGTTGGAAACGAGCGCGCTCGTACTCCGAATCGATGACGTCCTCGAATCAGGGAGCGAAAGCGGAGGTGAACACGCCGGACACGACCATAATCACGGACAGGGGGGTGAACCACACACGGAGAGCGACATGAACGGGTACCCGTGGGCGCTCAGTCACTGA
- a CDS encoding DUF7347 domain-containing protein, which yields MGFADLRRRVGVEDSGRFRYHLKQLRGDFVEKANDGYRLTYAGEACVMREIRRLNRWWDESHGIWRSSKWLLTRIHNRIFHPRCKTMLPSC from the coding sequence ATCGGATTCGCCGATCTCCGCAGGCGTGTCGGAGTTGAGGATTCCGGACGGTTTCGCTACCACCTGAAACAACTTCGCGGTGATTTCGTTGAAAAGGCCAATGATGGATATCGACTCACGTATGCTGGCGAGGCGTGTGTGATGAGAGAGATACGGCGTTTAAACAGATGGTGGGATGAGTCACACGGGATATGGAGATCCTCAAAATGGTTGCTGACCCGGATTCACAACAGAATCTTCCACCCGAGATGCAAAACGATGCTTCCATCGTGCTAA
- a CDS encoding SHOCT domain-containing protein, whose translation MEKTSLLERISESLAEVIALLSMGVVVMGTMLGIDWILAVGAIGFIVGTPLVLLLEPDYETTAERNGDDADNSSQEDPLETLKARYAEGTLSEDEFERKVGRLLEVDSTEAIDSRSQKPSTIKETDCDTDIASLKKE comes from the coding sequence ATGGAAAAGACATCCCTTCTTGAGCGCATTTCCGAGAGCCTCGCCGAAGTAATCGCTCTCCTGTCGATGGGTGTGGTGGTTATGGGCACAATGCTTGGAATAGACTGGATCTTGGCCGTCGGTGCCATCGGGTTCATCGTCGGAACCCCTCTCGTGTTGCTCCTTGAGCCTGATTACGAGACGACGGCGGAGCGGAATGGTGATGACGCCGATAATTCCTCACAAGAAGATCCCCTGGAGACCCTCAAAGCCCGATATGCAGAGGGAACGCTGTCTGAGGACGAATTTGAGCGAAAAGTAGGTCGCCTTCTTGAGGTAGACAGCACCGAAGCAATCGATTCGAGATCTCAAAAGCCGTCTACGATCAAAGAGACGGACTGTGATACGGATATTGCTAGCCTTAAGAAAGAATAG
- a CDS encoding HVO_A0114 family putative DNA-binding protein, with protein sequence MSDEPTNTEPTHDEFTPDPDDVEYPSILRITSLPAKQAQAAAIERAEQWEQGEEVPHVVNFEDRARLRQLLTDRRMELLEEVMEHPPESIRALADRLDRDVHDVHNDLHLLAEYGIIHFEEDGRAKKPYVPYDTVRIEVEFGLPRGEGSESAVSA encoded by the coding sequence ATGAGCGATGAACCGACTAACACCGAACCGACGCACGACGAATTCACGCCCGACCCGGACGACGTGGAGTACCCCTCGATCCTCCGCATCACGTCGCTTCCAGCGAAACAGGCGCAGGCGGCAGCCATCGAGCGCGCCGAACAGTGGGAGCAGGGTGAAGAAGTACCGCATGTCGTCAACTTCGAAGACCGTGCGCGGCTCCGCCAGCTACTCACCGACCGACGGATGGAACTGCTCGAAGAGGTGATGGAGCACCCGCCCGAGAGTATTCGTGCACTGGCCGATCGCCTCGACCGTGACGTCCACGACGTCCACAACGATCTGCACCTGCTAGCCGAGTACGGTATTATCCACTTCGAAGAGGATGGCCGTGCGAAGAAGCCATACGTTCCCTACGACACGGTCCGGATTGAGGTTGAGTTCGGCCTGCCACGTGGCGAAGGGTCAGAGTCGGCCGTGTCGGCGTAA
- a CDS encoding toxin-antitoxin system TumE family protein → MPATVVYREEDEKPNGSRYEMVAWQVPVSEDFPQGLKYSFQYMDADGETLLRYDNSPYHLDVGRHHRHAPEGAITKLEFTGLSDLINDFQTEVNEIYER, encoded by the coding sequence ATGCCTGCGACAGTCGTCTATCGGGAGGAAGACGAGAAACCGAACGGGAGCCGGTACGAGATGGTTGCGTGGCAGGTCCCGGTGAGCGAGGACTTCCCGCAGGGGCTGAAGTACAGCTTCCAGTACATGGACGCTGACGGCGAGACGCTCCTCCGGTACGACAACTCGCCCTACCACCTGGACGTCGGCCGGCACCATCGGCATGCGCCCGAGGGTGCCATCACGAAGCTGGAATTCACAGGCCTCTCCGACCTAATCAACGACTTCCAAACCGAGGTGAACGAAATTTATGAGCGATGA
- a CDS encoding ParA family protein, whose amino-acid sequence MVNAIQRATTYVPKGGVGKTTSTAHIAVSAYNDHGLDTLLIDLAGTQNDLATQFGLANDVLDPDAPISAVFSENWSFIRENIDNVFERMVFETEEGPDLIPADNGLGAEDNNLANVPRENRYNRLEKFITDEVASRYDLVLLDLPGKEDNITINGLFAAENVIAPLKPGEFERKQLENLQRELAAIRDDGDHDAQPMLQLVFATMVDSTTNLADEFTNVLAEEYSDISGPPVSESANIGNEQANGRTLFALSDDELYDTGRRAREAYRQLTTSLLERLEAR is encoded by the coding sequence ATGGTAAACGCCATACAACGAGCGACGACTTACGTCCCAAAAGGCGGCGTCGGGAAAACGACATCAACAGCGCACATTGCAGTATCGGCATACAACGATCATGGCCTCGACACACTCCTAATCGATCTCGCGGGGACCCAGAATGACCTCGCAACTCAGTTCGGACTAGCCAACGATGTACTCGACCCTGACGCGCCGATTTCTGCGGTATTCAGCGAAAATTGGTCGTTCATCCGTGAGAACATCGACAACGTGTTCGAGCGCATGGTTTTTGAAACGGAGGAAGGACCAGATCTCATCCCTGCTGACAACGGTCTCGGGGCCGAGGATAACAACCTCGCAAACGTTCCACGGGAGAACCGCTACAACCGCCTCGAGAAGTTCATCACTGATGAAGTAGCATCACGGTACGATCTAGTATTGCTCGACTTGCCCGGCAAGGAGGACAACATCACGATCAACGGTCTGTTTGCCGCCGAAAACGTAATCGCACCGCTGAAGCCAGGCGAGTTCGAGCGGAAGCAACTCGAAAATCTCCAGCGCGAGCTGGCGGCGATTCGAGACGACGGCGACCATGATGCACAGCCAATGTTGCAGCTCGTCTTCGCGACGATGGTCGATTCAACCACGAACCTCGCAGACGAGTTTACAAACGTACTCGCCGAGGAATATTCTGATATTTCCGGCCCGCCCGTCTCAGAGTCGGCGAATATTGGAAACGAACAGGCGAACGGACGAACACTTTTTGCCCTGTCCGACGACGAACTCTATGATACGGGACGGCGCGCACGCGAGGCGTATCGACAGCTCACGACCAGTCTACTCGAGCGATTGGAGGCCAGATAA
- a CDS encoding Cdc6/Cdc18 family protein, translating to MGQFDFTPGNHPFRNRNALLDDYTPDEMVGRDNELEEYHGALKPAINGSQPDNIFLYGKTGVGKTAATNFLLARLENASVEHDITIHTKIINCDGLNTSYRVAVELVNTFLSNDSISETGHSRSSVYEKMWDALDALGGLFVIVLDEIDHLQDDSLLYQLSRARENHNLTNARVSVVGISNDLSFRDRLSPKVRSSLCERSINFPAYDADGLSEVLAQRQSLAFRNDTVETDVIPLCAAYGAQESGDARKALDLLLKAGDVAHDANADLVRAEHVRHGRELIQREEITRGILGLNSHERILLYALATFEAAEETPTRSRDLYERYERFVEQTGTDVLTSRWMHDHLDELEMLGLVTIEKRNEGSTGGQYKTAGLNQDLESVLNALEETIADVGVHSTIAG from the coding sequence ATGGGACAGTTCGATTTCACCCCTGGCAATCACCCATTCCGCAATCGCAACGCACTCCTCGACGATTACACGCCAGACGAGATGGTCGGTCGTGATAACGAGCTCGAGGAGTACCACGGTGCTCTCAAGCCAGCGATCAACGGCTCTCAGCCCGACAACATCTTCCTCTACGGGAAAACCGGCGTTGGCAAGACTGCTGCGACCAACTTCCTGCTCGCTCGTCTCGAGAACGCCTCGGTCGAACACGACATCACGATCCACACGAAGATCATCAACTGTGACGGCCTCAATACGAGCTATCGGGTCGCCGTCGAGCTCGTCAATACCTTCCTGTCTAACGATTCAATCAGCGAAACCGGCCACTCGCGAAGCAGTGTCTATGAGAAGATGTGGGACGCGCTCGATGCACTCGGCGGGCTATTCGTTATTGTCCTCGACGAGATCGACCATCTCCAAGATGACAGTCTTCTCTATCAGCTCTCACGAGCACGAGAGAATCATAACCTCACGAACGCCCGCGTCTCCGTCGTCGGCATCAGCAACGATCTCAGTTTTCGCGATCGCCTCAGCCCGAAGGTCCGCTCGAGTCTCTGCGAGCGAAGCATCAATTTTCCGGCGTACGATGCTGACGGGCTTAGTGAGGTGCTTGCTCAGCGCCAATCTCTTGCGTTTCGCAACGACACCGTCGAGACGGACGTTATCCCGCTCTGTGCGGCCTATGGCGCCCAAGAATCGGGTGATGCACGGAAGGCACTCGACCTCCTGTTGAAAGCGGGTGACGTCGCCCATGACGCGAATGCCGATTTAGTCCGAGCCGAGCACGTTCGTCATGGACGTGAATTGATCCAACGCGAGGAGATCACACGTGGGATCCTTGGCCTCAACTCTCACGAACGGATCCTGCTCTATGCGCTCGCGACATTCGAGGCTGCCGAGGAGACGCCGACACGATCACGTGATCTCTACGAACGCTATGAGCGCTTTGTCGAACAGACCGGCACCGATGTCCTCACAAGCCGGTGGATGCACGACCATCTCGACGAACTCGAAATGCTCGGCCTCGTCACCATCGAAAAGCGCAACGAAGGCTCGACTGGTGGACAGTACAAAACCGCCGGGCTGAATCAAGACCTCGAATCCGTTCTCAATGCTCTTGAGGAAACTATCGCCGACGTCGGTGTTCACTCTACGATCGCAGGGTGA
- a CDS encoding helix-turn-helix domain-containing protein has translation MATEATVTVPSETFPLGTVFEALPDVEVEIERIIPGADVIIPYFWVRGVPTDDITTAFSDHPGVKDLRLIDSIEDEHLLRVEWEPDYVGILTTLTETGVPLVGAVGTTEQWTFDIRGDTQEDIAAFMRLCRERDIPVTLTALHALTPVETVSEKTLTDAQQEIIDLAYERGYFESPRQVTMEELGEELGISQQAVASRLRRGTKSILGQTLSALNGTSSST, from the coding sequence ATGGCCACCGAGGCGACCGTTACCGTCCCATCCGAGACGTTTCCACTCGGAACTGTCTTCGAAGCGCTTCCAGACGTGGAGGTCGAGATCGAACGGATCATCCCCGGCGCGGACGTCATTATTCCCTATTTCTGGGTCCGGGGTGTCCCCACCGACGACATCACCACAGCGTTCTCCGACCACCCCGGCGTGAAGGATCTCCGCCTGATCGACAGCATCGAGGACGAGCACCTCCTCCGCGTGGAGTGGGAGCCCGACTACGTCGGGATCCTCACAACCCTGACCGAGACTGGCGTTCCGCTCGTCGGGGCGGTCGGAACCACCGAGCAGTGGACGTTCGACATCCGCGGGGATACCCAGGAGGATATAGCTGCATTCATGCGGCTGTGTCGAGAGCGGGATATCCCAGTCACGTTGACGGCACTCCACGCACTCACGCCCGTCGAAACGGTGTCGGAGAAGACCCTCACAGACGCCCAGCAGGAGATAATAGACCTGGCCTACGAACGGGGGTACTTCGAGTCGCCACGACAGGTGACCATGGAGGAGCTCGGCGAGGAGCTCGGCATCTCCCAGCAAGCGGTCGCCTCTCGACTTCGACGTGGAACCAAGAGCATTCTCGGACAGACCCTCTCGGCCCTGAACGGAACGTCGTCGAGTACATAA
- a CDS encoding helix-turn-helix domain-containing protein has product MAIEASFTTTEGEFPLAAVFEDFPGTQIELDRVVPTDGAIIPYFWIEDADVDTIDMSTVAHPGIRDICVLDTVDGNAFIRIDWDFEYESILTAILETDVELISAIGTQANWTFDIRGEEQQAISQFHTYCNEHEIPVELSQLHALSPVRSGHEYDLTDAQREALTLAYTRGYYDSPRQLPQQALADELGITRQAVASRLQRGTRRLLASTVITPDE; this is encoded by the coding sequence ATGGCGATTGAAGCCTCATTCACGACCACCGAGGGCGAATTCCCCTTAGCTGCTGTGTTCGAGGATTTCCCCGGGACGCAAATCGAACTCGATCGCGTTGTCCCCACAGATGGAGCGATTATCCCGTATTTCTGGATCGAAGACGCGGATGTTGATACTATTGACATGAGTACCGTTGCCCATCCCGGAATTCGCGATATTTGTGTGCTCGATACCGTCGACGGTAACGCGTTCATCCGTATCGACTGGGATTTCGAGTACGAGAGTATCTTAACCGCCATTCTTGAAACGGACGTGGAACTTATCTCGGCCATTGGAACACAGGCAAACTGGACGTTCGACATCCGCGGCGAGGAGCAACAGGCGATCTCCCAGTTCCACACGTACTGCAACGAGCACGAGATTCCCGTCGAACTGTCCCAACTGCACGCGCTGTCCCCGGTACGATCAGGGCACGAGTATGATCTGACCGACGCCCAACGAGAGGCGTTGACGCTCGCGTATACCCGTGGATACTATGATTCGCCGCGGCAACTCCCCCAACAAGCACTCGCTGACGAGCTTGGGATCACGAGACAGGCGGTGGCCTCCCGACTCCAACGCGGTACCAGACGCCTCCTTGCGAGTACCGTGATCACTCCGGACGAATGA